In a genomic window of Pseudomonas oryzihabitans:
- a CDS encoding peroxiredoxin codes for MSIRLGDIAPDFEQDSSLGRIRFHEWLGDSWGVLFSHPADFTPVCTTELGLTAKLKDEFAKRDVKAIALSVDSLESHQGWIKDIEETQATSVGFPILADADRKVAGLYDMIHPNANDTLTVRSLFVIDPQKKVRLSITYPASTGRNFDEILRVIDSLQLTDNHKVATPGNWKDGDDVVIVPSLKDEEEIKRRFPKGYTAVKPYLRLTPQPNR; via the coding sequence ATGAGTATCCGTCTGGGCGACATCGCCCCCGATTTCGAACAGGATTCCAGCCTGGGCCGCATTCGCTTCCACGAATGGCTGGGCGACAGCTGGGGTGTGCTCTTCTCCCATCCGGCCGACTTCACCCCGGTATGCACCACCGAGCTGGGCCTGACCGCCAAGCTCAAGGACGAATTCGCCAAGCGCGATGTCAAGGCCATCGCCCTGTCGGTGGACAGCCTGGAATCCCACCAGGGCTGGATCAAGGACATCGAGGAGACCCAGGCCACCTCCGTGGGCTTCCCCATCCTGGCCGATGCCGACCGTAAGGTGGCGGGCCTCTACGACATGATCCATCCCAATGCCAACGACACCCTGACCGTGCGTTCGCTGTTCGTCATCGATCCGCAGAAGAAGGTGCGCCTGTCCATCACCTATCCGGCCAGCACCGGGCGCAACTTCGACGAGATCCTGCGGGTGATCGATTCCCTGCAGCTCACCGACAACCACAAGGTCGCCACGCCAGGTAACTGGAAGGATGGCGACGACGTGGTCATCGTGCCCTCGCTCAAGGACGAGGAAGAGATCAAGCGGCGCTTTCCCAAGGGCTACACCGCGGTCAAACCCTATCTACGCCTGACGCCGCAGCCCAATCGCTGA
- a CDS encoding acetyl/propionyl/methylcrotonyl-CoA carboxylase subunit alpha produces MITTLLVANRGEIACRILRTAKALGLRGVAVHSAIDRQARHVREADLAVDLGGSKPADSYLRGDLIVAAALASGAQAIHPGYGFLSENPDFARQVAAAGLLLIGPPVAAIEAMGSKSAAKALMAAAGVPLVPGYHGAAQDLATFQAAAERIGYPVLLKAAAGGGGKGMKVVQGPAELADALASAQREARAAFGDDLMLVEKYLLRPRHVEIQVFADQHGHCLYLHERDCSIQRRHQKVLEEAPAPGLAPELRRAMGEAAVRAAQAIGYVGAGTVEFLLDERGDFFFMEMNTRLQVEHPVTEAITGLDLVAWQLKVAAGEPLPLEQHQVPRHGHALEVRLYAENPAQDFLPASGRLLLYREPAAGPGRRVDSGVVEGDEVSPFYDPLLAKLIAWGETREEARLRLLAMLDETAVGGCATNLAFLRRVLAHPAFAAAELDTGFIERHRERLLPSPQPLPDAFWQAAAAAFRQSEPRRQRADDPASPWSRQDGWRLGLPAASELELSCQGERRQVALGQAQAASWEGDALLLEYQGLRQRYPARRRGERLFLDWAGDSYEVERVDVLALAAQQAAVAGGLTAPMNGSIVRLPVAPGQQVAAGELLVVLEAMKMEHGIRAPQAGILSALHCREGDLVSEGQVLVALEPIAEPGEDA; encoded by the coding sequence ATGATCACCACCCTGCTGGTCGCCAACCGCGGCGAGATCGCCTGCCGCATCCTGCGCACCGCCAAGGCCCTGGGGCTACGCGGCGTGGCGGTACACAGCGCCATCGACCGCCAGGCCCGCCACGTGCGCGAAGCCGACCTGGCCGTCGACCTGGGCGGCAGCAAGCCGGCCGACAGCTATCTGCGCGGCGACCTGATCGTCGCGGCGGCCCTGGCCAGCGGCGCCCAGGCCATCCATCCCGGCTATGGCTTTCTCTCGGAAAATCCCGACTTCGCCCGCCAGGTGGCCGCGGCCGGTCTGCTCCTGATCGGCCCCCCGGTAGCCGCCATCGAAGCCATGGGCAGCAAGTCCGCGGCCAAAGCGCTGATGGCAGCGGCCGGGGTGCCCCTGGTGCCGGGCTACCACGGCGCGGCCCAGGACCTGGCGACCTTCCAGGCCGCCGCCGAACGCATCGGTTATCCGGTGCTGCTCAAGGCGGCCGCAGGCGGCGGCGGCAAGGGCATGAAGGTGGTGCAGGGCCCCGCCGAGCTGGCCGACGCCCTGGCCTCGGCGCAACGCGAGGCACGCGCGGCCTTCGGCGACGACCTCATGCTGGTGGAGAAATATCTGCTGCGGCCGCGCCACGTGGAGATCCAGGTGTTCGCCGACCAGCACGGCCACTGCCTCTACCTGCACGAGCGCGACTGCTCCATCCAGCGCCGCCACCAGAAGGTCCTGGAAGAAGCGCCGGCGCCCGGGCTGGCACCGGAGCTGCGCCGCGCCATGGGCGAAGCCGCCGTACGCGCGGCCCAAGCCATCGGCTACGTGGGCGCTGGCACCGTGGAATTCCTGCTGGACGAGCGCGGCGACTTCTTCTTCATGGAGATGAATACCCGCCTGCAGGTCGAGCACCCGGTCACCGAGGCCATCACCGGCCTCGACCTGGTGGCCTGGCAACTCAAGGTGGCGGCGGGCGAGCCGCTGCCCCTCGAACAGCACCAGGTCCCGCGCCACGGCCATGCCCTCGAGGTGCGCCTCTATGCGGAGAATCCGGCCCAGGACTTCCTGCCCGCCAGTGGCCGGCTGCTGCTCTATCGCGAACCGGCCGCGGGGCCGGGCCGGCGGGTGGACAGCGGGGTGGTCGAGGGCGACGAGGTCTCGCCCTTCTACGATCCGCTGCTGGCCAAGCTGATCGCCTGGGGCGAGACCCGCGAGGAAGCCCGCCTGCGCCTGCTGGCCATGCTCGACGAGACGGCCGTGGGTGGCTGCGCGACCAATCTGGCGTTCCTGCGGCGGGTCCTGGCCCATCCGGCCTTCGCCGCCGCCGAGCTGGACACCGGTTTCATCGAGCGTCACCGGGAGCGACTGTTGCCCTCCCCCCAACCCCTGCCAGACGCTTTCTGGCAGGCGGCCGCCGCGGCCTTCCGCCAGAGCGAACCCAGGCGCCAGCGTGCCGATGATCCCGCTTCGCCCTGGAGCCGGCAGGACGGTTGGCGTCTGGGCCTGCCGGCGGCGAGCGAGCTGGAGCTGAGCTGCCAGGGCGAACGGCGACAGGTCGCCCTGGGGCAGGCGCAGGCCGCCAGCTGGGAGGGCGACGCCTTGCTGCTGGAGTACCAGGGCCTGCGCCAGCGCTATCCGGCCCGGCGCCGTGGTGAGCGGCTGTTCCTCGACTGGGCGGGCGACAGCTACGAGGTCGAACGGGTGGACGTCCTGGCCCTGGCGGCGCAGCAGGCCGCGGTCGCCGGTGGTCTGACGGCGCCCATGAACGGCAGCATCGTGCGCTTGCCGGTCGCGCCCGGACAGCAGGTTGCCGCCGGTGAACTCCTGGTGGTGCTGGAGGCGATGAAGATGGAACACGGCATCCGCGCGCCCCAGGCCGGTATCCTGAGCGCCCTGCACTGCCGGGAAGGCGACCTGGTCAGCGAAGGCCAGGTGCTGGTCGCGCTGGAGCCCATCGCCGAGCCCGGGGAGGACGCCTGA
- a CDS encoding MerR family transcriptional regulator — translation MAKTYSISELARELDITTRTIRFYEEQQMLFPERRGLERIFSAKDRVALKLILRGKRLGFSLGECKELIDLYDPSSGNRRQLETFMQKITARRAQLQQQLLDIQQMQLELDTAEERCLAALADTERGVVGQS, via the coding sequence ATGGCCAAGACCTACAGCATTTCCGAACTCGCCCGCGAGCTCGACATCACCACCCGCACCATCCGCTTCTACGAGGAGCAGCAGATGCTATTTCCCGAACGGCGTGGCCTGGAGCGCATCTTCAGCGCCAAGGACCGGGTGGCACTCAAGCTGATCCTCAGGGGCAAGCGTCTGGGCTTCTCCCTGGGCGAGTGCAAGGAATTGATCGACCTCTACGACCCCAGCAGCGGCAATCGCCGGCAGTTGGAAACCTTCATGCAGAAGATCACCGCCCGCCGGGCCCAGCTCCAGCAGCAGTTGCTCGACATCCAGCAGATGCAGTTGGAACTGGATACCGCCGAGGAGCGCTGCCTGGCGGCCCTGGCCGATACCGAACGGGGGGTGGTGGGCCAGTCCTAG
- a CDS encoding AMP-binding protein, which translates to MEHLSYTCGSREPALLAMTLGAAFDATARRFAQGEALVVRHQGLRFTWAELAEAVERTARGLLALGLQRGDRLGLWAPNCAEWCITQFACAKVGAILVNLNPAYRRSELEFSLRQSGCRWLVCAAAFKTSDYQGMLQELLPELATAPLGELRNADLPELRGVISLAATPPAGFLAWPALQARADEVSTAALAEREATLEFDDPANIQYTSGTTGLPKGATLSHYNLLNNGYLVGESLGLSARDRLVVPVPLYHCFGMVMGNLGALTHGTTLVYPEAAFDPLATLAAVAEERATALYGVPTMFIALLDHPRRGDFDLSSLRNGIMAGSTCPIEVMRRVIAELHLREVQIAYGMTETSPVSLQTGPDDDLERRVTSVGRTQPHLETKLVDAAGRIVPRGAIGELCTRGYSLMLGYWEQPEATAQILDASRWLHSGDLAAMDAEGYVRILGRSKDMIIRGGENIYPRELEEFFFTHPAIADVQVIGIPCSRYGEQVVAWVRLHPNQAVSGADLRDWARERIAHFKVPRHFHRAEAFPLTVTGKIQKFRMRELSLALLAEGRLDNF; encoded by the coding sequence ATGGAACACCTGAGCTATACCTGCGGCAGCCGCGAGCCCGCGCTGTTGGCCATGACCCTGGGGGCGGCCTTCGATGCCACCGCGAGGCGCTTTGCCCAGGGCGAGGCGCTGGTGGTCCGCCACCAGGGGCTCAGATTCACCTGGGCGGAACTGGCCGAGGCGGTGGAGCGCACCGCCCGTGGCCTGCTGGCCCTGGGCCTGCAGCGGGGCGATCGCCTGGGCCTCTGGGCACCCAACTGCGCGGAGTGGTGCATCACCCAATTCGCCTGCGCCAAGGTCGGTGCCATCCTGGTCAACCTCAATCCGGCCTATCGCCGTAGCGAGCTGGAATTCAGCCTGCGCCAGTCCGGCTGCCGTTGGCTGGTCTGCGCCGCCGCCTTCAAGACCTCCGACTACCAGGGGATGCTGCAGGAGCTGCTCCCCGAACTGGCCACGGCGCCGCTGGGCGAATTGCGCAACGCCGACCTGCCCGAGTTGCGCGGGGTGATCAGCCTGGCCGCCACGCCACCGGCCGGCTTCCTGGCCTGGCCAGCCTTGCAGGCGCGGGCGGACGAGGTGTCGACGGCGGCCCTGGCGGAGCGCGAGGCGACCCTGGAATTCGACGATCCGGCCAACATCCAGTACACCTCGGGCACCACCGGCCTGCCCAAGGGCGCCACCCTCAGCCACTACAACCTGCTCAACAACGGCTACCTGGTCGGGGAGAGCCTGGGCCTTTCCGCGCGTGACCGGCTGGTGGTGCCGGTGCCGCTGTATCACTGCTTCGGCATGGTCATGGGCAATCTCGGCGCCCTGACCCACGGCACCACCCTGGTCTATCCGGAGGCGGCCTTCGATCCCCTGGCGACCCTGGCGGCGGTGGCCGAGGAGCGCGCCACCGCGCTCTACGGGGTGCCCACCATGTTCATCGCCCTGCTCGATCATCCGCGCCGGGGCGACTTCGACCTGTCCAGCCTGAGGAACGGGATCATGGCCGGCTCGACCTGCCCCATCGAGGTCATGCGCCGGGTCATCGCCGAGTTGCACCTGCGCGAAGTTCAGATCGCCTACGGCATGACCGAGACCAGCCCGGTATCCCTGCAGACCGGTCCGGACGACGACCTGGAGCGGCGCGTGACCAGTGTCGGTCGCACCCAGCCGCACCTGGAGACCAAGCTGGTCGACGCCGCCGGCCGCATCGTGCCGCGTGGCGCCATCGGTGAACTCTGCACCCGGGGCTACAGCCTGATGCTGGGTTACTGGGAGCAGCCCGAGGCCACCGCCCAGATCCTCGACGCCAGCCGCTGGCTGCACAGCGGCGACCTGGCAGCCATGGATGCCGAGGGCTACGTGCGCATCCTCGGGCGCAGCAAGGACATGATCATCCGCGGCGGGGAGAACATCTATCCGCGCGAACTGGAGGAATTCTTCTTCACCCATCCGGCCATCGCCGATGTCCAGGTGATCGGCATTCCCTGCTCGCGCTATGGCGAGCAGGTGGTGGCCTGGGTGCGCCTGCATCCCAACCAGGCGGTGAGCGGCGCGGATCTGCGCGACTGGGCGCGCGAGCGCATCGCCCATTTCAAGGTGCCACGGCATTTCCATCGCGCCGAGGCCTTTCCGCTCACGGTGACCGGCAAGATCCAGAAATTCCGCATGCGTGAACTCAGCCTGGCCTTGTTGGCCGAGGGGCGCCTGGACAACTTCTGA
- a CDS encoding enoyl-CoA hydratase-related protein, which produces MPCAQLIEDPRGFATLWLDRPERRNALDAALIDELNTHLQAVAARPHLRFLLLRGRGEHFSAGADLAWMQASAQLDYAANLADAQALGELLYRLDALPLPTLAVVQGAAFGGALGLISACDLALGSTDALFCLSEVRLGLAPAVISPFVARALGPRQAQRYALSAERFDGQRALALGLLSDCLPADQLEAGVETWIARLLANGPQAMRATKALLRACGDPALTPVALRELTETTIARLRVSAEGQEGLHAFLDKRQPSWQERQP; this is translated from the coding sequence ATGCCCTGTGCCCAACTGATCGAGGATCCGCGTGGCTTCGCCACCCTCTGGCTGGATCGCCCGGAGCGCCGCAACGCCCTGGACGCCGCCCTGATCGACGAACTCAACACCCACCTGCAGGCCGTGGCCGCCCGGCCGCACCTGCGCTTCCTGCTGCTGCGCGGCCGTGGCGAGCACTTCAGCGCCGGCGCCGACCTCGCCTGGATGCAGGCCTCGGCGCAACTGGACTACGCCGCCAACCTGGCCGATGCCCAGGCCCTCGGCGAACTGCTCTACCGTCTCGATGCCCTGCCCCTGCCGACCCTGGCGGTGGTCCAGGGCGCGGCCTTCGGCGGTGCTCTCGGCCTGATCAGCGCCTGCGACTTGGCCCTGGGCAGCACCGACGCCCTGTTCTGCCTGTCGGAAGTCCGCCTGGGCCTGGCGCCGGCGGTCATCAGTCCCTTCGTGGCTCGTGCCCTCGGCCCGCGCCAGGCCCAGCGCTACGCTCTCAGCGCCGAACGCTTCGACGGCCAGCGCGCCCTGGCCCTGGGCCTGCTCAGCGACTGCCTGCCCGCGGATCAGCTGGAGGCCGGCGTCGAGACTTGGATCGCCCGGCTCCTGGCCAACGGGCCCCAGGCCATGCGCGCGACCAAGGCCCTGCTGCGGGCCTGCGGCGACCCTGCGCTCACGCCCGTCGCGCTGCGTGAGCTGACCGAAACCACCATCGCCCGCCTGAGGGTCAGTGCCGAAGGCCAGGAGGGTCTGCACGCCTTCCTCGACAAGCGCCAGCCCAGCTGGCAGGAGCGGCAGCCATGA
- a CDS encoding DUF6316 family protein, with translation MFDKRSNDPNASTHFRSERISVVNGQFFFTTREGTLEGPFFSRDDAQQQIDRYLERLQTAKDLMRHSVSDA, from the coding sequence ATGTTCGACAAGCGCAGCAACGACCCCAACGCCTCCACGCACTTTCGCAGCGAGCGCATCAGCGTGGTCAATGGCCAATTCTTCTTCACCACCCGCGAGGGCACCCTGGAAGGTCCGTTCTTCAGCCGCGACGATGCCCAGCAGCAGATTGATCGCTATCTGGAACGACTGCAGACCGCCAAGGACCTCATGCGCCACTCCGTCAGCGACGCCTGA
- a CDS encoding carboxyl transferase domain-containing protein produces the protein MAILTTQLDPRSADFAANRAALLAQVQQLRELLLHIQAGGGPKAQARHSARGKLLPRQRIDRLLDLGSPFLEIGQLAAHEVYGEEVPAAGLIAGIGRVEGVECMIVANDATVKGGSYYPLTVKKHLRAQAIAEQNRLPCLYLVDSGGANLPRQDEVFPDREHFGRIFFNQARLSAQGIPQIAVVMGSCTAGGAYVPAMSDETIMVRDQATIFLAGPPLVKAATGEVVSAEALGGADLHCRTSGVADHLAEDDAHALALARRCVANLNWHKLGQLAQRPARPPRLPAEELYGVIPADTKQPYDVREVIARLVDDSEFDEFKALFGTTLVCGFAHLHGYPVALLANNGILFAEAAQKGTHFIELACQRGIPLVFLQNITGFMVGQKYEAGGIAKHGAKLVTAVACAEVPKFTVVIGGSFGAGNYGMCGRAYDPRFLWMWPNARIGVMGAQQAAGVLVQVKREQAERAGQALSAADEAALAAPLVEQYDRQAQAVYASARLWDDGVIDPAQTRDVLGLALSASLNAAIPPTRFGLFRM, from the coding sequence ATGGCCATCCTGACCACCCAGCTGGACCCACGCTCGGCGGATTTCGCCGCCAATCGCGCGGCCCTGCTCGCCCAGGTGCAACAATTGCGCGAGCTGCTGCTGCACATCCAGGCCGGCGGCGGCCCCAAGGCCCAGGCGCGGCACAGTGCCCGCGGCAAGCTGCTGCCGCGCCAGCGCATCGATCGCCTGCTGGACCTGGGATCACCCTTCCTGGAGATCGGCCAGTTGGCCGCCCATGAGGTCTATGGCGAAGAGGTGCCGGCCGCCGGACTCATCGCCGGCATCGGGCGCGTCGAGGGTGTGGAGTGCATGATCGTGGCCAACGACGCCACGGTGAAGGGCGGCAGCTACTATCCACTGACGGTGAAGAAACACCTGCGCGCCCAGGCCATCGCCGAGCAGAATCGCCTGCCCTGCCTCTACCTGGTGGATTCCGGCGGCGCCAACCTGCCGCGCCAGGACGAGGTGTTTCCCGACCGCGAGCACTTCGGGCGGATCTTCTTCAACCAGGCGCGGCTGAGCGCCCAGGGCATCCCCCAGATCGCCGTGGTGATGGGCTCCTGCACCGCCGGCGGCGCCTATGTGCCGGCCATGAGCGACGAGACCATCATGGTGCGCGACCAGGCCACCATCTTCCTGGCCGGTCCGCCGCTGGTGAAGGCCGCCACCGGTGAGGTGGTGAGCGCCGAGGCCCTGGGCGGCGCCGACCTGCATTGCCGCACCTCCGGCGTGGCCGACCACCTGGCCGAGGACGACGCCCATGCCCTGGCCCTGGCGCGCCGCTGCGTGGCCAATCTCAACTGGCACAAGCTCGGCCAGTTGGCCCAGCGTCCGGCGCGCCCCCCGCGGCTGCCCGCCGAGGAGCTCTATGGCGTGATCCCGGCCGACACCAAGCAGCCCTACGACGTACGCGAGGTCATCGCGCGCCTGGTGGACGATTCGGAATTCGACGAATTCAAGGCGCTGTTCGGCACCACCCTGGTGTGTGGCTTCGCCCACCTGCACGGCTATCCGGTGGCCCTCCTCGCCAACAACGGCATCCTCTTCGCCGAGGCCGCGCAAAAGGGCACGCACTTCATCGAGCTGGCCTGCCAGCGCGGCATCCCCCTGGTGTTCCTGCAGAACATCACCGGCTTCATGGTCGGCCAGAAGTACGAGGCCGGCGGCATCGCCAAGCACGGTGCCAAGCTGGTCACCGCGGTGGCCTGCGCCGAGGTGCCCAAGTTCACCGTGGTCATCGGCGGCAGCTTCGGCGCCGGCAACTACGGCATGTGCGGGCGCGCCTACGATCCGCGCTTCCTGTGGATGTGGCCCAACGCGCGCATCGGCGTCATGGGCGCCCAGCAGGCCGCCGGGGTGCTGGTGCAGGTCAAGCGCGAGCAGGCGGAGCGCGCCGGCCAGGCCTTGAGCGCCGCCGACGAGGCCGCGCTGGCCGCGCCCCTGGTCGAGCAATACGACCGCCAGGCCCAGGCCGTCTACGCCAGCGCCCGCCTGTGGGACGACGGCGTGATCGATCCCGCCCAGACCCGCGACGTGCTCGGCCTGGCCTTGTCCGCCAGCCTCAACGCCGCCATCCCGCCGACCCGCTTCGGCCTCTTCCGGATGTGA
- a CDS encoding isovaleryl-CoA dehydrogenase: protein MYYPSLNFALGETLDLLRDQVRQFVATQVAPRAAAIDRDNAFPNDLWRQFGDLGLLGVTVPEADGGAGLGYLAHVVVMEELSRGSGAVALSYGAHSNLCINQINRNGSAEQKRRYLPKLLSGEHIGALAMSEPNAGSDVVSMRLRAERRGDRFVLNGSKTWITNGPDAQVYVVYAKTQPDQGAHGITAFIVERDWAGFSRSPKFDKLGMRGSNTGELFFDDVEVPLENVLGELDGGVRVLMSGLDYERVVLAGGPTGLMQACLDVVLPYIHERQQFGQSIGEFQLIQGKVADMYTELNACRAYLYAVAQACDRGETTRKDAAGVILYSAERATRMALEAIQILGGNGYVNDFPTGRLLRDAKLYEIGAGTSEIRRMLIGRELFKETH from the coding sequence TTGTACTATCCGAGCCTGAACTTCGCCCTCGGCGAGACCCTGGATCTCTTGCGTGACCAGGTCCGCCAGTTCGTCGCCACCCAGGTGGCGCCCCGCGCCGCTGCCATCGACCGCGACAATGCCTTTCCCAACGATCTCTGGCGCCAATTCGGCGATCTGGGCCTGCTCGGGGTCACCGTCCCCGAGGCGGACGGCGGCGCCGGCCTCGGCTACCTGGCCCACGTGGTGGTGATGGAGGAACTCAGCCGAGGCTCCGGCGCCGTGGCGCTGTCCTACGGCGCCCATTCCAACCTGTGCATCAACCAGATCAACCGCAACGGCAGCGCGGAGCAGAAGCGCCGCTATCTACCCAAACTCCTCAGCGGCGAGCACATCGGCGCCCTGGCCATGAGCGAGCCCAACGCCGGCTCCGACGTGGTATCCATGCGCCTGCGCGCCGAGCGGCGGGGCGATCGCTTCGTGCTCAACGGCAGCAAGACCTGGATCACCAACGGACCCGACGCCCAGGTCTACGTGGTCTATGCCAAGACCCAGCCGGACCAGGGAGCTCACGGCATCACCGCCTTCATCGTCGAACGCGACTGGGCCGGTTTCAGCCGCAGTCCCAAGTTCGACAAGCTGGGCATGCGCGGCTCCAACACCGGCGAGTTGTTCTTCGACGATGTCGAGGTGCCGCTGGAAAACGTGCTCGGCGAGCTGGACGGTGGGGTGCGGGTGCTGATGAGCGGCCTGGACTACGAGCGGGTGGTGCTCGCCGGCGGGCCCACCGGGCTGATGCAGGCCTGCCTGGACGTGGTGCTGCCCTATATCCACGAGCGCCAGCAATTCGGCCAGAGCATCGGCGAATTCCAGCTGATCCAGGGCAAGGTGGCCGACATGTACACCGAGCTCAATGCCTGTCGCGCCTACCTCTATGCCGTGGCCCAGGCCTGCGACCGCGGCGAGACCACACGCAAGGACGCCGCCGGGGTGATCCTCTACAGCGCCGAACGCGCCACGCGCATGGCCCTGGAAGCCATCCAGATCCTCGGCGGCAACGGCTACGTCAACGACTTCCCCACCGGGCGCCTGCTGCGCGACGCCAAGCTCTACGAGATCGGCGCCGGCACCAGCGAGATCCGCCGCATGCTGATCGGTCGCGAACTGTTCAAGGAAACCCACTGA
- a CDS encoding hydroxymethylglutaryl-CoA lyase, which translates to MMLPPRVRLVEVGPRDGLQNECRPLTVASRVQLVDDLTASGLTHIEVGSFVSPRWVPQMADSAAVFQGIARRPGIVYAALTPNLRGFEAALAAGASEVAVFAAASEAFSQRNINCSIAESLQRFLPLLDAARQAGLRVRGYVSCVLGCPYQGPVAPVEVAAVAGELLALGCYEISLGDTLGLGTAGATRALIDQVGVRVPRERLAGHFHDTYGQALTNVYASLLEGVAVFDGAVAGLGGCPYAPGATGNVASEDLLYLLQGLGIETGVALEPLCQAGQRICAALGRDNGSKVARALAARPAAVTS; encoded by the coding sequence CTGATGCTGCCGCCCCGGGTGCGACTGGTGGAGGTGGGTCCGCGCGACGGCCTGCAGAACGAATGCCGGCCGCTGACGGTGGCCAGCCGCGTGCAACTGGTCGATGACCTCACCGCCAGCGGCCTCACCCATATCGAGGTGGGCAGCTTCGTCTCGCCGCGCTGGGTGCCGCAGATGGCCGACAGCGCCGCGGTATTCCAGGGCATCGCCCGGCGCCCCGGGATCGTCTATGCCGCCCTGACGCCCAATCTGCGCGGGTTCGAAGCGGCCCTGGCGGCCGGCGCCAGCGAGGTGGCGGTGTTCGCCGCGGCTTCGGAAGCCTTTTCCCAGCGCAACATCAATTGCAGCATCGCCGAGAGCCTGCAGCGCTTCCTGCCCCTGCTCGACGCCGCGCGCCAGGCGGGCCTGCGCGTGCGCGGCTATGTGTCCTGCGTGCTTGGCTGCCCCTACCAGGGGCCGGTGGCACCCGTGGAGGTTGCCGCCGTGGCCGGTGAATTGCTGGCGCTGGGCTGCTACGAGATTTCCCTCGGCGACACCCTCGGCCTGGGCACCGCCGGCGCCACTCGCGCGCTGATCGACCAGGTCGGCGTCCGGGTCCCCCGTGAACGCCTCGCCGGCCACTTCCACGACACCTATGGCCAGGCCCTGACCAATGTCTACGCCAGCCTGCTGGAGGGCGTCGCCGTGTTCGATGGCGCGGTGGCCGGCCTGGGCGGCTGCCCCTATGCACCGGGCGCCACCGGCAATGTCGCCAGCGAAGACCTGCTCTATCTGCTCCAGGGGCTGGGCATCGAGACCGGCGTGGCGCTGGAGCCGCTCTGCCAAGCCGGTCAGCGGATCTGCGCCGCCCTGGGTCGTGACAATGGGTCGAAGGTGGCCCGCGCCTTGGCGGCCCGCCCGGCAGCGGTCACGTCCTGA